TATGGAGATTACCCCGTAGTAGGTGTAACTTGGAAACAAGCTAAAGCATTTTGTGAGTGGAGAACAATCAATAAAAACTCATACCAAAAATCTAAAAAAGGATCTGCTATGGTAAATACTTTTAGATTACCTTCTGAAGCAGAATGGGAGTATGCTGCAAGAGGAGGACTGCAAGCTGCAACGTATCCTTGGGGAGGTCCTTATGCAAAGAGCGATAGAGGATGTTTCATGGCGAATTTCAAACCAGTGCGTGGAGATTATGCAGCAGATCAAGCTTTATATACCGTTGAAGCTAAATCTTATGAGCCTAATGATTATAACTTATATAATATGGCGGGTAATGTTTCAGAATGGGTAGATGCGTCTTATGATCCTAATTCTTACGAATATATATCTACAATCAATCCGAGTGTGAATGATAAGAATAATAAACGTAAAGTAGTAAGAGGTGGTTCTTGGAAAGATGTTGCTTACTTTTTACAAGTAAGTTCTAGAGATTACGAATATGCAGATTCTGCAAGAAGTTTTATAGGGTTCAGAACAGTACAAGATTACATGGGGACAAAAGTAACAAAGTAGTAAGAACACCTAAAGTTTAATCAAATCAAATCAATAACCTATTAATTAACCTACTTAAGTAGAAATACTTAAAAATTTAAAATCAAGAAATTATGGCACAGTCAAAAGCAGGTAAGAAGTTCATGAACATGGCTTACGGATTAGGAGCAGCAATTGTAATTATTGGAGCGCTTTTTAAAATCACTCATATGGAGTTTGGATTCATCACAGGTAACTTTATGTTAACATTGGGTTTAGTAACAGAAGCAATTATTTTTGCACTTTCAGCATTTGAACCAGTTGACGATGAGTTAGATTGGTCTTTAGTGTATCCAGAATTAGCTGGAGGACAAACTGGTAAAAAAGAAGCCAAAGAAGACGCGCAAGGATTATTATCTAAAAAATTAGATGAGTTATTAAAAGACGCTAAAATTGATGGTGAATTAATGGCTAGTTTAGGCGACAGCATTAAAAATTTTGAAGGTGCTGCAAAAAACATGTCATCTACTGCAGATTCTATTGAAGCTACAAAAAAATATGGTGAAGAATTATCTTTAGCAGCAGCACAAATGGAATCATTAAACAGTTTATATAAAGTACAATTAGAAAGTGTTAATAAACAAGCAACTATTAACGAAGAGTCTATTGAAAACGCAGCTAAATTAAAAGAGCAAATGCAATCTTTAGCATCTAATTTATCTTCATTAAATGGTGTGTATGGCGGTATGTTATCTGCAATGAATAAAAGCTAATTAGGGGTTAATCCCAAATTTAATATTAACCAAAAACCTAATTAGAAATGGCAGGAGGAAATTTATCACCCAGACAGAAAATGATTAATCTGATGTATTTAATATTTATAGCAATGCTAGCTTTAAATATGTCTAAAGAAGTGCTTTCAGCCTTCGGATTAATGAACGAAAGACTTGTAGAATCTAACGAGTCTGCAGAAGAACGTAACAATAATTTTGTTGATAACCTAAAGTTAAAAGCTGAGGAACAACCAGAAAAATACGAGCCTTTAAAAGCTGATGCTGAAAAATTACACAAATTAGCTAAAGATTTTGATTCTTATTTAGCTGAATTAAAAGGTAAAATGACAGCAACAGTTGATAACCCTACCGATTATGAAATTATGGATAAAGGCGATTACCTTGATCAAAATTTCTTTAAAGGAGCAAAACTGAAAGATGATGGACAAAAGTTTTTAGACCATATAAATGGTTTTAGAGAAGGTGTTATTAGCTTGCTTTCAGGAAAAAAAGGTATGGAAAGTATCATCGCAGGTGTTAAAGATAAGTTTAATACTGATCCAGTGAAACGTGGAGCAGGAACTGTTGAATGGTTAGATCATAATTATAAAGGATTCCCTTTAGTGGCTTCTTTAACTAAAATGACTCAAATTCAGGCAGATATTAAAACTACTGAATCAGAAGTATTATCTAACATGCTTAAAGGAACTTTAACTGATGAAGTTTCTATGAAAAATTATGCAACTTTAATGGAAACATCTAAATCGGCTTACTTTAACGGTGAGCAATTTGATGGAGAAATTGTGTTAGGTCGTACAGATGCTTCTACTAAACCTAATAGAGTTGAATTAACTCTAGATGGAAGAAAATTAGTTGAAAATAAAGATTTTACTATCGAAGGTGGTAAAGTGAAATTGAAAGTAGGAACGGGTGGTGTAGGAGAGCATAAAATCTCAGGAAATCTATATTTTTCTCAAGAAGGAGAAGAGGTAGTAGTGGAAGTTAAGCAATCATTTGCAACTGTTTCTAAGCCAAATTCAGCAACTATTTCTGCCGATAAAATGAATGTCGTATATCGTGGTGTAAAAAACCCAATGACTATTTCATTTGCTGGTATTCCAGACAATAGAGTTACCGCAAGTGCTCAAGGTTTATCTAGAGCTGGTGGAAGTACCTATGTTATGGATGCTACACAAATAAAAGGTAGAGAAGTTACGATAAATGTTACAGGAAAGTTGCCTGATGGAAAACCAGTTAGCGATAGAGCTACTTTTAGAATTAAAGATTTACCAAAACCAACAGGTACTGTAAGAGGTGAAGATGGCGCTATTAAAATGCAAAAAGGAAGTCTTAAAATTTCAACTATTGGAGCTAAATTTGACGATTTCGATTTTGAATTACCATTGCGTGTAACAGGATTTAAATTTAAAGTTCCTGGACAACCAACAATAAATGTTAAAGGCAATAAATTAGATAGCAGGTCTCAAGCAATATTAGCTAAAGCTAAGCGAGGATCTGATGTTACAATATTCGATATTGAAGCAAAAGCTAGTGGTGTTAGCGTTATACTTAAAAAAGTATCACCAATCATTATTGAGCTTACAAATTAAATTCATTAGGGATATTTCCTAATAATAATTAAAGTAAATTGAGATGAAATTAAAAAGTTTTTTATTAACCGTTGTAGCTGTTTGTACAGTGTCTGGTATGTTTGCTCAAGCAAATATATTAAATGCTAAAAGCCCTGAACAAATTGGTGTTAGAACAGAAGCGCAAAAGGCAATCGATAATGACAAACCGTTAGAATATGGTTATGTTGACGATAGAGATATTCTTTTTTCTAAAACAGTATGGGAAAAAATCGTTTTAGACGAGCGTGCAAATTTCCCACTTTACTATCCAATAGATACAAATAATATTGGAAAAGATAGACGTTCATTGTATGATGTGCTTATGAAGAATATCAAAAACGGTAATATCAAAAACATTTATGATGATTCTTATTTTACAACAAAAAGAACTTTAAAGGACATTGAGTCTGCATTGGTTAAAATTGACACTACCGAGTTAGGTATTGAGCAATTAAATGCTGGTGAAGAATTATCTGCTGAATATATTAACAGAAGAGATATTACAGCTGCAGATATTACCGAATATCATATTAGAGGACTTTGGTATTTTGACAAGCGTCAAGCTGAAATGAAATACAGACTAATAGGTATTGCTCCTGTAGCACCAGATGTTAACTTTATTGAAGATGAAAATCCAGATTTAGTACCACTTTTTTGGATATTTTTTCCAGATTCAAGAGAGGTGTTACATGAAGCCAAAGCTTTTAACAATGAAAATAGTTCAATTCCTTTTTCTTTCGATCATATTTTAAATTCTAGACGTTTCCAAGGTTATATTTTTAAAGAAGAAAATGAACAAGGAGATAGAAAAATTACTGAATATGTGTCACAAAATGCGTTGATGCAATTGTTAGAATCTGAAAGAATTAAAGATAAAATTAGAGATTTTGAATTAGATATGTGGACATATTAATACATTCAATATTTTAAAAAGTAAAAAAGACTATCTGAAAATGATAGTCTTTTTTTTTGTCATTCTAAGTATCTTTACTGCCTTATGCAAGTAGATTATATTATTGTTGGAATCGGGTTAGCGGGTATTAGTTTTTGTGAACAGTTAAAAGCTAATAATAAAAGTTTTATGGTGTTTGATGATACATCGCAGCAATCATCAGCTGTAGCAGGAGGGTTGTATAATCCTGTTGTTTTAAAGCGTTTTACTTCTGTTTGGAAAAGTAAAGAGCAATTAGATATTGCGCTTCCAATGTACAATCGATTAGAGGAAACATTAAAAGTAAAACTTGATTATAAAATACCTGTATATCGTAAATTCGCATCTTTAGAAGAACAAAATGATTGGTTTGCAGCATCCGATAAGCTAACACTTGCCGAATACCTTTCAACAGATATTATTAAAAATGAAAATGAATCAATTCAGGCTTCTTTTGGTTTTGGTAAAGTTTTAAAAACAGGAAGAATAGATGTGAAAACTTTAATTGATGCTTACAAAACAGATTTATTAAATAAGAACATATATATTAATGAATCATTTAATTATGATGATTTAAAAGTTAGCGATGCTACTATTCAGTATAAAAATATAACATCAAAGTGCATTGTTTTTGCCGAAGGTTTTGGAGTTGTTAAAAACCCTTATTTTAACCATTTGCCTTTAGTACCAACAAAAGGCGAGTTACTTATAATTCATGCACCTAATTTGAAAATGGATTATGTTTTAAAAGCAGGCGTTTTTTTAATTCCGTTAGGTAATGATTTATATATTGTTGGTGCTACATACGATTGGGATGATACAACGCATGCTGTTACACCAAAAGCAAAAGACGAGCTTTTAAATAAATTAGATAAACTTATTAGTTGTTCTTATAAAGTAGTGAGACAAGTTGCAGGTATCCGTCCTACAGTTAAAGATAGACGCCCTTTAGTTGGGCAACATCAAGATTACACGAATATGTATGTGTTAAATGGTTTAGGTACACGAGGTGTTATGATTGGACCTTATGTTGCAAAACAACTCTTTAATTTTATTGAAAACGAAATACCTCTAGAAGATGAAATTGATATTAAACGGTATAATTAATTATTTCTTATCTAAAGATTTATCATAATGCATAAAGATATTAATCCAGATATTTCTAGATACTCTTATTATTACTGGTAAAAAAGCCATTAAAGTGGCAACAATAGAAATAAAAACAATATTGATGTTAGCGTTAAAGAAATAAAATGAAATTACAAAAGCCGCTACAGCAAAAGCTATACCTACAGCGTAGCTAACATACATAGCGCCATAAAAAAATGAAGGTTCTATCTTATATTTAGTGCCACAATTGCTGCATGTTTCATGCATATCTAAAACTTCAGAAATTATATAAGGATTCTTGTTTTTATACATGGATTCTTCATGACATTTAGGGCAAGTTCCAGTAAAAATACTATATAATTTTGTTCCTTTTTTAAACATATATTTTAACGTATTTTTGCAATCGCAATTACAGGACAAAAATAAGATTTTAATAATTAAAGTTCTGTAGCTTAAGTAACATTTCTATGATGAACATTCATAATTTATCGGTTTCATTTCAAGGAGAATACCTATTTGAAGATATTACATTTAAACTTGGTAATGGCGATAGAATTGGCCTTATTGGAAAAAATGGTGCAGGTAAATCTACCATGTTAAAAATTCTATCTAAAGAGATGGAACCAGATACAGGACAAATAGCTGCTGATAAAGAACTTAAAATTGGTTTTTTAAAGCAAGACATTGATTTTATTTTAGGAAGAACGGTGTTAGAAGAAGCTTATGAAGCTTTTGTAGAAATTAAGGAATTAGAAGCTAAAATGGATGCTGTTAACACTCAAATGGCAGAGCGTACCGATTATGAAAGTGATGGGTACCATCAATTGATGGTTGATATAAACGAGCTTCAACATCAATATGAAATTTTAGGAGGCTATAATTATCAGGGAGATACTGAAAAAATTCTTCAAGGATTAGGATTTAAAAGGCAAGATTTTAATAAACTTACCGATACGTTTTCTGGTGGTTGGCGCATGCGTATTGAATTGGCTAAGTTATTACTTCAAAATAATGATATATTACTTTTAGATGAGCCAACAAACCATTTAGATATTGAATCGATTATTTGGTTAGAAGGGTTTTTGAGAAATTATACTGGAGCTGTAGCCATTGTGTCGCATGATAAAATGTTTTTAGATAACGTAACCAATAGAACTATTGAAATTTCATTGGGTAGGATTTATGATTATCCCAAGCCGTATTCAAAATACTTGGTACTTCGTGAAGAGTTGAGAACACAACAATTAGCGTCTCAAAAAAATCAACAAAAACAAATTGAACAAACCGAAAAACTGATTGAAAAGTTTAGAGCCAAAGCATCAAAAGCTACTATGGCGCAATCGCTTATTAAAAAACTTGATAAAATTGATAGAATAGAAGTTGATGAAGATGATAATAGTGTTATGACACTTAATTTTCCTGTTTCAATTACGCCAGGAAAGGTTGTTG
The nucleotide sequence above comes from Flavobacteriaceae bacterium HL-DH10. Encoded proteins:
- the gldL gene encoding gliding motility protein GldL, coding for MAQSKAGKKFMNMAYGLGAAIVIIGALFKITHMEFGFITGNFMLTLGLVTEAIIFALSAFEPVDDELDWSLVYPELAGGQTGKKEAKEDAQGLLSKKLDELLKDAKIDGELMASLGDSIKNFEGAAKNMSSTADSIEATKKYGEELSLAAAQMESLNSLYKVQLESVNKQATINEESIENAAKLKEQMQSLASNLSSLNGVYGGMLSAMNKS
- the gldM gene encoding gliding motility protein GldM, with the translated sequence MAGGNLSPRQKMINLMYLIFIAMLALNMSKEVLSAFGLMNERLVESNESAEERNNNFVDNLKLKAEEQPEKYEPLKADAEKLHKLAKDFDSYLAELKGKMTATVDNPTDYEIMDKGDYLDQNFFKGAKLKDDGQKFLDHINGFREGVISLLSGKKGMESIIAGVKDKFNTDPVKRGAGTVEWLDHNYKGFPLVASLTKMTQIQADIKTTESEVLSNMLKGTLTDEVSMKNYATLMETSKSAYFNGEQFDGEIVLGRTDASTKPNRVELTLDGRKLVENKDFTIEGGKVKLKVGTGGVGEHKISGNLYFSQEGEEVVVEVKQSFATVSKPNSATISADKMNVVYRGVKNPMTISFAGIPDNRVTASAQGLSRAGGSTYVMDATQIKGREVTINVTGKLPDGKPVSDRATFRIKDLPKPTGTVRGEDGAIKMQKGSLKISTIGAKFDDFDFELPLRVTGFKFKVPGQPTINVKGNKLDSRSQAILAKAKRGSDVTIFDIEAKASGVSVILKKVSPIIIELTN
- the gldN gene encoding gliding motility protein GldN, which translates into the protein MKLKSFLLTVVAVCTVSGMFAQANILNAKSPEQIGVRTEAQKAIDNDKPLEYGYVDDRDILFSKTVWEKIVLDERANFPLYYPIDTNNIGKDRRSLYDVLMKNIKNGNIKNIYDDSYFTTKRTLKDIESALVKIDTTELGIEQLNAGEELSAEYINRRDITAADITEYHIRGLWYFDKRQAEMKYRLIGIAPVAPDVNFIEDENPDLVPLFWIFFPDSREVLHEAKAFNNENSSIPFSFDHILNSRRFQGYIFKEENEQGDRKITEYVSQNALMQLLESERIKDKIRDFELDMWTY
- a CDS encoding FAD-dependent oxidoreductase, which encodes MQVDYIIVGIGLAGISFCEQLKANNKSFMVFDDTSQQSSAVAGGLYNPVVLKRFTSVWKSKEQLDIALPMYNRLEETLKVKLDYKIPVYRKFASLEEQNDWFAASDKLTLAEYLSTDIIKNENESIQASFGFGKVLKTGRIDVKTLIDAYKTDLLNKNIYINESFNYDDLKVSDATIQYKNITSKCIVFAEGFGVVKNPYFNHLPLVPTKGELLIIHAPNLKMDYVLKAGVFLIPLGNDLYIVGATYDWDDTTHAVTPKAKDELLNKLDKLISCSYKVVRQVAGIRPTVKDRRPLVGQHQDYTNMYVLNGLGTRGVMIGPYVAKQLFNFIENEIPLEDEIDIKRYN
- a CDS encoding DUF983 domain-containing protein, with product MFKKGTKLYSIFTGTCPKCHEESMYKNKNPYIISEVLDMHETCSNCGTKYKIEPSFFYGAMYVSYAVGIAFAVAAFVISFYFFNANINIVFISIVATLMAFLPVIIRVSRNIWINIFMHYDKSLDKK
- a CDS encoding ABC-F family ATP-binding cassette domain-containing protein → MMNIHNLSVSFQGEYLFEDITFKLGNGDRIGLIGKNGAGKSTMLKILSKEMEPDTGQIAADKELKIGFLKQDIDFILGRTVLEEAYEAFVEIKELEAKMDAVNTQMAERTDYESDGYHQLMVDINELQHQYEILGGYNYQGDTEKILQGLGFKRQDFNKLTDTFSGGWRMRIELAKLLLQNNDILLLDEPTNHLDIESIIWLEGFLRNYTGAVAIVSHDKMFLDNVTNRTIEISLGRIYDYPKPYSKYLVLREELRTQQLASQKNQQKQIEQTEKLIEKFRAKASKATMAQSLIKKLDKIDRIEVDEDDNSVMTLNFPVSITPGKVVVETEKVSKNYGDNQVLKNIDLLIERDSKTAFVGQNGQGKSTLAKIIVGDIKYDGHLKLGHNVQIGYFAQNQAEYLDGSKTVLDTMIDAANETNRSKVRDILGSFLFRGDEAEKYVRVLSGGERNRLALAKLMLQPFNVLIMDEPTNHLDIKSKNVLKEALTRFEGTLILVSHDRDFLQGLTSSVYEFKDHKVKEYLGDIDYYLDQRKVENLREVEKRTVVKKEAPKEKKQQSYEDQKKIKSLNNKLSNVESKINQLERDIKAIDLSLEINYEEVTSQPNFFDNYQKKKADLQVYMQKWEDIQLEIEEFAV